One Cydia pomonella isolate Wapato2018A chromosome 14, ilCydPomo1, whole genome shotgun sequence DNA segment encodes these proteins:
- the LOC133525179 gene encoding RNA-binding protein 41-like, whose amino-acid sequence MCSEPLPKEFEKTSDVLPFTKYGVSTLDEFKKAEETVHHLEWLKKVGLTNEEIKLYQDDVAGLLDQRQKIESGVLNSQLEAINNKINDYQNKAGSSDQCDNQPSTSKQQETGDILQRIHKKPIKFYPEGHPMHEIKDIEDNLFGHLKDDNIIPITKRRKILRRLERKKERVLLQSIGVGTVPNVSKPPKPGSLWDVAEVPNRVKPETSKSNQIIGPKKQTMYTVKDNKIMRLEPVRQEERPDEYQAVDIVVPVNAVEEHLLEGTKMCVDDIKKIERFKDYEPGIPSKVLYLKNIAPAVTQEQLSLLFNQFVLDNGGPVDIRLMTGRMRGQAFVAFQNEDVAIQAMQEVNGTILSGRPVIAQFGRSSNRVDDR is encoded by the exons ATGTG TTCTGAACCGTTACCAAAAGAGTTCGAAAAGACCTCTGATGTTTTACCATTTACAAAATATGGAGTGTCTACGTTGGATGAGTTCAAAAAGGCTGAAGAAACAGTGCACCATTTGGAATGGCTAAAGAAAGTGGGTTTAACGAATGAGGAAATAAAACTGTATCAAGATGATGTAGCAGGGCTTCTAGATCAGCGGCAGAAGATAGAATCCGGTGTTTTGAATAGCCAATTAGAGgcgataaataacaaaataaatgattatcaGAATAAAGCAGGAAG ttcagATCAGTGTGATAACCAACCAAGCACCTCAAAACAACAGGAAACAGGCGATATTTTACAAAGAATACATAAGAAACCAATAAAATTCTACCCAGAAGGCCATCCTATGCATGAAATAAAAGATATAGAGGATAATCTATTTGGCCATTTGAAAGATGACAATATAATCCCTATTACTAAGCGTCGGAAAATCTTACGGCGACTGGAACGTAAGAAAGAAAGAGTGCTTTTGCAAAGTATAGGAGTTGGTACTGTACCTAATGTGTCCAAGCCTCCAAAGCCAGGCAGCTTGTGGGATGTTGCAGAAGTCCCAAACCGAGTCAAACCGGAAACTTCAAAAAGCAATCAAATAATTGGACCTAAGAAACAGACTATGTATACTGTTAAAGACAACAAGATCATGCGGCTAGAGCCTGTGCGGCAAGAGGAGAGGCCCGATGAGTATCAGGCAGTGGATATTGTGGTGCCTGTCAATGCCGTAGAGGAGCATTTGTTGGAGGGAACTAAAATGTGTGTTGATGATATTAAGAAGATTGAGAGGTTTAAAGATTATGAGCCAGGGATACCTTCTAAG GTACTCTACCTGAAGAATATCGCCCCAGCAGTGACGCAAGAGCAGCTGTCTCTCCTGTTCAACCAGTTCGTGCTGGACAACGGCGGGCCCGTCGACATTCGATTGATGACCGGACGGATGAGGGGACAGGCGTTTGTGGCGTTTCAAA ATGAAGACGTGGCGATACAGGCGATGCAGGAAGTGAACGGCACCATCCTGAGCGGGCGGCCCGTCATCGCGCAGTTCGGCCGCAGCAGCAACCGGGTGGACGACAGATAA
- the LOC133525178 gene encoding protein arginine methyltransferase NDUFAF7 homolog, mitochondrial, which translates to MNTRSLFRICNKLIRPSIACAPCRHAGTYKTVKRPDPSTLKMPAPGTAPKLLEIIKEKIRLKGPLSVAEYMNIVITNPTEGYYMKKETIGESGDFITSPEISQLFGEIVAIWFYAETQKMGMGPGKPLQIVELGPGKGTLMSDVLRVLHRLGYKPKDLSIHLVEISDTMQTVQAHRLCASYKGCEVDSPHYCEGESTSGIKVYWYNDLKKVPCNFSWYIAHEFFDVLPIHKFEKTEEGWRELLIDIDENGKLYYRISAKETNNVNNLIRAPLDGGDRTELEVSARGLGIARQLARRVDAHGGLALVADYGHSGEKGDTFRAFHKHKVVNPLENPGASDLTADVDFSQLRVAASMTPGDENYALVVGPVTQREFLKRTQAEARLKVLIDHAKSDEQKETLKSAYEMLIDPEKMGERFKFMAFYPSAMAAILEKYPPIGFSNLEKDTK; encoded by the exons ATGAACACACGAAGCTTGTTCAGGATATGTAATAAACTAATAAGACCTAGCATAGCATGCGCTCCCTGCAGGCATGCAGGCACATACAAAACTGTAAAACGTCCAGATCCAAGCACGTTAAAAATGCCTGCTCCCGGCACAGCGCCTAAGCTATTAGAGATAATTAAGGAAAAAATACGCTTAAAAGGCCCTTTATCAGTGGCAGAATACATGAATATAGTGATCACGAATCCTACTGAAGGTTATTACATGAAGAAAGAAACGATAGGGGAGAGTGGGGATTTTATAACATCGCCGGAGATCAGTCAGCTTTTCGGCGAGATTGTTGCGATCTGGTTTTACGCGGAGACGCAGAAGATGGGCATGGGCCCGGGGAAGCCGCTGCAAATCGTGGAGCTCGGCCCTGGGAAGGGTACACTCATGAGTGATGTTTTGAGG GTGTTGCACCGTCTAGGATACAAGCCGAAAGACCTTAGCATCCACCTGGTGGAGATTTCAGACACCATGCAGACAGTTCAGGCTCACCGCCTCTGTGCCTCATATAAGGGCTGTGAGGTGGACTCGCCACACTATTGTGAG GGTGAATCTACCAGTGGGATAAAGGTGTACTGGTACAATGACCTGAAGAAAGTACCTTGCAACTTTTCTTGGTACATTGCTCATGAGTTTTTTGATGTGCTGCCCATTCACAAGTTTGAA aaaacagaagaaggCTGGCGCGAACTCCTAATAGACATCGACGAAAACGGAAAACTGTACTACAGAATATCAGCCAAAGAGACTAACAACGTTAACAACCTCATCCGGGCTCCGCTAGATGGCGGGGACCGGACAGAGCTGGAAGTGAGTGCGAGAGGGCTGGGCATCGCGAGGCAGCTGGCGCGGCGGGTGGACGCGCACGGCGGGCTGGCGCTCGTCGCGGACTACGGCCATTCGGGGGAGAAGGGGGATACTTTCAGG GCATTCCACAAGCACAAAGTAGTGAACCCCCTCGAGAACCCCGGTGCCAGTGACCTCACCGCTGACGTAGATTTCTCTCAGCTCCGCGTCGCCGCCTCCATGACTCCTGGAGACGAGAACTATGCTCTCGTCGTCGGCCCGGTTACGCAGAGAGAGTTCTTAAAGCGGACACAAGCTGAGGCAAGACTAAAG GTCCTAATAGATCATGCCAAATCTGACGAACAAAAAGAGACGTTGAAGTCAGCTTACGAAATGCTGATAGATCCAGAGAAGATGGGCGAGAGATTCAAATTCATGGCCTTCTACCCTTCGGCgatggctgccatcttggaaaaATACCCGCCGATCGGATTTTCAAACTTAGAAAAGGATACAAAATAG